In Euzebya sp., one genomic interval encodes:
- a CDS encoding aerobic carbon-monoxide dehydrogenase large subunit gives MTTLENAPSPHPAGLKTTPEIGGIGHSVKRVEDDRLIVGHGRYLDDIVLPGMLHMAILRAPMAHARINGIDTSAAEALEGVVAVVTGELMAQHGLAWMPTLSGDTQAVLATDKVRFQGQEVAAVIATDPYIAADALEHIDVDYEILPVITTPQQALSEGAVVIRDEKEGQTDNRVYHWESGDAALTDEAFAKADRVVTLETHYPRSHPSPLETCGALADVDSVTGQATIYVTSQAPHAHRTLFAMVAGLPEQKIRIISPADLGGGFGNKVPIYPGYVIATAASLLIGKPVKWIESRSENLISTGFARDYHMKGELAVTDDGQILGLRVHMLSDQGAFHADAQPTKFKAGLFHVVTGSYDYPAAHIVCDGAFTNKAPGGVAYRCSFRITEASYLIERLVQNAAYELDMDPADFRMKNFIQPDQFPYTTPTGFVYDSGDYPTALQKALDHVGYAQLREEQARAREEGRLIGIGLAHFTEAVGAGPSKDYDIAGLKMIDSAELRVHPTGKAVLKLGVKTQGQGHETTFAQIVADELGIPSTDIKVIHGDTDDTPYGLGTYGSRSTPVGGAATAMVARKLAVKAKAIAAHLLEAAEGDIEVSNGQYSVAGSPDRSVSIQDISLAAYTNLPEGMEYGLEGVHYYDPPNLTYPYGSYVVVVEVDPDTGQWKVDRMVALDDCGVRINPMIVEGQIHGGLTEGYAMSSMQWITYDDDGNCIGSNYMDYLIPTAWETPRFELLETVTPSPHHPIGAKGVGESATVGSPAAFVNAVVDAVRHLGVTNIDMPVMPHRVWEAIQGAGGDGA, from the coding sequence ATGACCACGCTCGAGAACGCACCCAGCCCGCACCCGGCCGGCCTGAAGACGACCCCGGAGATCGGCGGCATCGGCCACTCCGTCAAGCGGGTCGAGGACGACCGCCTGATCGTCGGGCACGGCCGCTACCTGGACGACATCGTCCTGCCCGGCATGCTGCACATGGCGATCCTCCGGGCGCCGATGGCCCACGCCCGGATCAACGGCATCGACACGTCGGCGGCCGAGGCACTCGAAGGCGTCGTCGCGGTCGTCACCGGCGAGCTGATGGCCCAGCACGGCCTCGCGTGGATGCCGACGCTGAGCGGTGACACCCAGGCGGTCCTCGCGACGGACAAGGTCCGCTTCCAGGGACAGGAGGTCGCCGCGGTCATCGCCACCGACCCCTACATCGCCGCCGACGCGCTCGAGCACATCGACGTCGACTACGAGATCCTCCCCGTCATCACGACACCCCAGCAGGCCCTCTCCGAGGGGGCGGTCGTGATCCGCGACGAGAAGGAGGGCCAGACCGACAACCGGGTCTACCACTGGGAGTCCGGTGACGCGGCGCTCACCGACGAGGCGTTCGCCAAGGCCGACCGCGTCGTCACGCTCGAGACCCACTACCCGCGGTCCCACCCCTCCCCCCTCGAGACCTGCGGGGCGCTCGCGGACGTCGACAGCGTCACGGGCCAGGCGACGATCTACGTCACCTCACAGGCGCCGCACGCCCACCGGACCCTCTTCGCCATGGTCGCAGGGCTGCCGGAGCAGAAGATCCGGATCATCTCCCCGGCCGACCTGGGCGGCGGGTTCGGCAACAAGGTGCCGATCTACCCCGGCTACGTCATCGCCACCGCGGCGTCGCTGCTGATCGGCAAGCCGGTCAAGTGGATCGAGTCGCGCTCGGAGAACCTCATCTCGACCGGGTTCGCCCGCGATTACCACATGAAGGGCGAGCTGGCGGTCACCGACGACGGGCAGATCCTCGGCCTGCGCGTCCACATGCTGAGCGACCAGGGCGCCTTCCACGCCGACGCCCAGCCGACGAAGTTCAAGGCCGGCCTGTTCCACGTCGTCACCGGGTCCTACGACTACCCGGCCGCCCACATCGTCTGCGACGGCGCGTTCACGAACAAGGCGCCCGGTGGGGTGGCGTACCGCTGCAGCTTCCGGATCACCGAGGCGAGCTACCTGATCGAGCGGCTGGTGCAGAACGCCGCCTACGAGCTCGACATGGACCCGGCGGACTTCCGGATGAAGAACTTCATCCAGCCCGACCAGTTCCCGTACACGACGCCGACCGGGTTCGTCTACGACTCCGGCGACTACCCGACCGCCCTGCAGAAGGCCCTCGACCACGTCGGCTACGCCCAGCTGCGCGAGGAGCAGGCCCGGGCGAGGGAGGAGGGCCGGCTGATCGGCATCGGCCTCGCCCACTTCACCGAGGCCGTCGGCGCCGGGCCGTCGAAGGACTACGACATCGCCGGGTTGAAGATGATCGACTCCGCCGAGCTGCGGGTCCACCCGACCGGCAAGGCGGTCCTCAAGCTGGGCGTGAAGACCCAGGGGCAGGGGCACGAGACGACGTTCGCGCAGATCGTCGCCGACGAGCTCGGGATCCCGTCGACCGACATCAAGGTGATCCACGGCGACACCGACGACACGCCGTACGGGCTGGGGACCTACGGGTCGCGGTCGACGCCGGTGGGCGGCGCGGCGACGGCGATGGTCGCCCGGAAGCTGGCGGTGAAGGCCAAGGCGATCGCCGCGCACCTCCTCGAGGCCGCCGAGGGCGACATCGAGGTGTCGAACGGGCAGTACTCCGTCGCCGGCTCTCCCGACCGGAGCGTGTCGATCCAGGACATCTCGCTGGCGGCCTACACCAACCTGCCGGAGGGGATGGAGTACGGCCTCGAGGGCGTCCACTACTACGACCCGCCGAACCTGACCTACCCCTACGGCAGCTACGTCGTGGTCGTTGAGGTCGATCCGGACACCGGCCAGTGGAAGGTCGACCGGATGGTCGCGCTCGACGACTGCGGCGTGCGGATCAACCCGATGATCGTCGAGGGGCAGATCCACGGCGGGCTGACCGAGGGCTACGCGATGTCCTCGATGCAGTGGATCACCTACGACGACGACGGCAACTGCATCGGGTCCAACTACATGGACTACCTGATCCCGACGGCGTGGGAGACCCCCCGCTTCGAGCTGCTCGAGACCGTCACCCCCTCACCGCACCACCCGATCGGGGCGAAGGGCGTCGGGGAGTCCGCCACCGTCGGGTCCCCGGCCGCGTTCGTGAACGCCGTCGTCGACGCGGTGCGCCACCTCGGCGTGACGAACATCGACATGCCGGTCATGCCCCACCGGGTGTGGGAGGCCATCCAGGGCGCCGGCGGCGACGGGGCCTAG